A section of the Paenibacillus odorifer genome encodes:
- a CDS encoding endo-1,4-beta-xylanase yields the protein MKKGTFLKALNFVLVLCLLVPVYWAAPAHAENTLIQQSDFEDGTVQGWSGRGEVEVLTAKTDAARSGTYGLEVSGRTKTWHGPSLDVTSQLEVGQTYVFIGWVKLPAGSSNANIYMSLQRTLPSTIHYDNLTFGAVTANGWVKLQAQYKLLEPADQLSIYFEVPGSATTSFYLDDFRLEKLPDLGPIVIEDAIPSLKDVFANKFLIGSAFTNSELLTAPDRQLLSKHFDSVTPGNVLKWDSTEPQEGVFNFADADTAVAFATANGQQVRGHTLVWHSQTPDWVFRDASGNLVSKTVLYERMKSHIKTVMERYKGEIYAWDVVNEVIDTSQSDGMRRSLWYQIAGEEYIEKAFQFAHEADPNAKLFINDYNTHEPAKSQALYNLIVRLQAKGVPIDGVGHQTHISLYYPSLSEIENSIIKFKALGLETHITELDISVYSDNSQAYETFPDHLKQRQAALYKSLFEIFLRHTDTVTNVTLWGKDDSNTWLRTYPVARNNWPLLFDERLQSKPAYWSVLETVAAPVVPAAPANLNAAAGNGLVNLSWSTSAGATSYTVKRSLTSGGPYTTLTTATGTSYSDAAVSNGTTYYYVVNAVNSAGTSSNSVQAMATPQGSGPVEPVTGLAVAYRTADTNPNDNQMKPYFNIKNNGTTAVDLSELSIRYWYTIDGDKAQSFFCDYAQIGNSKVAGSFVKLDTPRTGADYYLEVQFNAGAGMLAAGGASGDIQTRIHKTDWSNFNEANDYSFNSLQTAYADWNKVTLYRNGVLVWGTEPQ from the coding sequence ATGAAAAAAGGAACTTTTTTGAAAGCGCTTAATTTTGTTTTGGTTTTATGTTTGCTTGTACCTGTGTATTGGGCTGCACCCGCACATGCGGAGAACACGCTTATTCAGCAAAGCGATTTTGAAGATGGTACTGTTCAGGGCTGGAGTGGACGTGGGGAAGTTGAGGTGCTTACGGCCAAAACAGATGCGGCACGCAGCGGCACATATGGCCTGGAGGTAAGCGGCCGAACAAAAACGTGGCATGGACCTTCACTGGATGTGACTAGCCAGCTAGAAGTGGGACAAACTTATGTGTTTATTGGATGGGTGAAGCTGCCTGCCGGATCATCTAACGCGAATATCTATATGTCATTGCAGCGGACATTACCTTCTACCATTCATTATGACAATTTGACCTTTGGTGCAGTGACAGCGAACGGTTGGGTGAAGCTTCAGGCGCAGTACAAGCTATTGGAGCCGGCAGATCAACTTTCTATTTATTTTGAAGTGCCGGGTAGCGCGACAACTTCTTTTTATTTGGATGATTTTCGATTGGAAAAGCTACCGGATCTCGGTCCAATTGTCATCGAGGATGCGATTCCTTCGCTGAAGGATGTGTTTGCAAACAAATTTCTGATCGGCTCGGCTTTTACGAATAGTGAGCTGCTGACAGCTCCGGATCGGCAATTGTTATCCAAGCATTTTGATAGTGTAACGCCAGGAAATGTTCTGAAATGGGACAGCACGGAGCCGCAGGAAGGTGTGTTTAATTTCGCTGACGCTGACACGGCAGTAGCTTTTGCTACCGCAAATGGGCAGCAGGTACGTGGACATACCCTGGTCTGGCATTCGCAGACACCGGATTGGGTGTTCCGTGACGCCAGTGGTAATTTGGTCTCCAAAACGGTGTTATATGAGCGGATGAAGAGTCATATTAAGACCGTTATGGAACGTTATAAAGGTGAAATCTATGCTTGGGATGTCGTCAACGAAGTGATTGACACTTCGCAATCTGATGGCATGCGCCGCAGCCTGTGGTACCAGATCGCGGGTGAAGAGTATATTGAGAAGGCGTTCCAGTTCGCTCATGAAGCTGATCCTAACGCAAAACTGTTCATCAATGACTACAATACGCATGAGCCAGCCAAAAGCCAAGCACTATACAATCTGATTGTACGACTTCAGGCTAAAGGGGTTCCTATTGACGGAGTAGGGCATCAAACGCACATCAGCTTGTATTATCCTTCGCTCTCTGAAATCGAAAATTCGATTATCAAGTTCAAGGCTTTAGGGCTGGAAACTCATATTACTGAGCTGGATATTAGTGTGTATTCTGATAATTCTCAAGCCTATGAGACCTTCCCTGATCATTTGAAGCAGCGCCAAGCGGCTTTATACAAATCATTATTTGAGATCTTCCTGAGGCACACGGATACGGTCACGAATGTCACTCTCTGGGGGAAGGATGACAGTAATACTTGGCTGCGCACTTATCCGGTAGCCCGCAACAATTGGCCTTTATTATTTGATGAGCGCCTTCAATCTAAGCCGGCCTACTGGTCCGTATTGGAGACAGTGGCAGCTCCCGTAGTTCCAGCTGCTCCTGCTAACTTGAATGCAGCTGCAGGCAATGGGCTCGTGAATCTTAGCTGGAGCACCTCGGCGGGCGCAACTTCCTATACGGTGAAACGGTCACTTACGAGTGGTGGCCCTTATACCACTCTGACTACGGCTACCGGGACGAGCTATAGCGATGCGGCCGTTAGCAACGGAACGACTTATTATTATGTTGTGAATGCTGTCAATAGTGCGGGTACGAGCAGCAATTCTGTACAAGCGATGGCTACACCGCAAGGCTCGGGGCCTGTCGAACCGGTCACCGGGCTTGCAGTGGCGTATCGGACAGCGGATACTAACCCAAATGACAACCAGATGAAGCCCTATTTTAATATTAAAAATAACGGCACAACTGCAGTCGATCTTAGCGAGCTGAGCATCCGTTACTGGTATACGATCGATGGAGACAAGGCGCAATCCTTTTTCTGCGATTATGCCCAGATCGGCAACAGCAAGGTAGCAGGCAGTTTTGTAAAGCTGGACACGCCTCGAACGGGAGCAGATTACTACTTGGAAGTACAATTCAACGCAGGTGCGGGCATGCTTGCAGCTGGAGGTGCTTCCGGGGATATTCAGACCCGGATACACAAGACAGATTGGAGCAATTTTAACGAGGCCAATGATTATTCGTTTAATTCACTTCAGACCGCTTATGCGGATTGGAACAAGGTGACCCTTTATCGGAACGGAGTGCTGGTATGGGGAACAGAGCCGCAATAG
- a CDS encoding ABC transporter ATP-binding protein, with translation MLRRFFSYYRPYRKLFILDFSCAVFAGLLELAFPVAVNKFIDDLLPGQDWPLILIACVALLAIYALNTVMQYIVTYWGHMLGINIETDMRKKMFDHIQKLSFRFFDNNKTGHLIGRITNDLNDIGEVAHHGPEDVFIAIMTLVGAFLLMADINLKLAIITFIIVPIMAWVIIYFGRNMTSTYRQLFGNVGSFNARIEDNVGGIRVVQSFANEQHEQELFAVDNQMFRKTKLLAYKIMARSLSVSYMMTRLITILVMICGAWFFINGELQIGEFVAFILLSNIFFRPIEKINAVIESYPKGIAGFRRYLEIIDTEPDISDKPDAVEINALRGDITFQDVSFGYEENRPVLQNISLNVKAGETIAFVGPSGAGKTTICSLLPRFYDVTAGAITIDGIDIRDMKLESLRKQIGIVQQDVFLFSGTIRENIAYGKLDAKLPEIWEAARRAHLEELIQNLPDGMETVIGERGVKLSGGQKQRLAIARMFLKNPPILILDEATSALDTETEAAIQQSLADLSVGRTTLVIAHRLTTIKNADRIMVVNEEGIAEQGRHEELVHAGGIYSRLHQAQYNF, from the coding sequence ATGCTTCGAAGGTTTTTTTCCTACTATCGTCCGTATAGAAAACTATTTATATTGGATTTCTCCTGCGCTGTTTTTGCGGGACTGCTAGAACTGGCTTTTCCGGTAGCCGTCAATAAATTTATTGATGATTTACTTCCTGGTCAAGATTGGCCGCTTATTCTTATCGCTTGTGTTGCGCTGCTGGCGATTTACGCCTTAAATACAGTGATGCAGTATATTGTCACTTACTGGGGTCACATGCTGGGCATAAATATCGAAACTGATATGCGCAAAAAAATGTTTGACCATATTCAGAAACTCTCGTTCCGATTCTTTGATAATAATAAAACAGGCCATCTAATCGGACGAATCACCAATGACTTAAATGATATCGGCGAAGTTGCGCATCACGGTCCTGAGGATGTATTTATTGCAATCATGACCCTTGTCGGAGCCTTTCTCCTAATGGCTGATATTAATCTGAAGCTGGCGATCATTACTTTTATTATCGTTCCAATTATGGCTTGGGTAATCATCTACTTCGGGCGCAATATGACTTCCACTTATCGTCAGCTATTTGGAAATGTAGGCAGTTTCAATGCCCGTATCGAAGACAATGTCGGTGGGATTCGGGTCGTGCAATCTTTTGCCAATGAGCAGCATGAACAAGAACTATTCGCAGTAGATAATCAAATGTTCCGCAAAACAAAACTTCTGGCTTATAAAATCATGGCTAGAAGCTTGTCCGTCAGCTATATGATGACCCGCCTCATTACCATCCTGGTGATGATCTGCGGCGCATGGTTCTTCATCAATGGCGAGCTGCAAATCGGTGAATTTGTGGCGTTTATCTTGTTGTCGAATATCTTCTTCCGCCCTATCGAGAAAATCAATGCAGTGATCGAAAGTTATCCTAAAGGAATTGCCGGCTTCAGACGTTATCTGGAGATCATTGACACGGAACCTGACATCAGTGACAAACCGGATGCCGTGGAGATCAACGCTTTGCGCGGTGATATTACATTCCAGGATGTATCTTTTGGATACGAAGAGAATCGTCCGGTTCTGCAAAATATAAGCCTTAACGTAAAGGCTGGCGAAACCATTGCCTTTGTTGGACCGTCCGGCGCAGGTAAAACAACAATCTGCAGCCTGCTTCCGCGCTTCTATGATGTCACAGCCGGGGCCATCACGATTGATGGCATCGATATCCGTGACATGAAGCTGGAATCGCTGCGCAAACAAATCGGGATCGTGCAGCAGGATGTTTTCCTGTTCTCCGGGACAATTCGCGAGAATATCGCCTATGGGAAACTGGATGCAAAGCTGCCTGAAATCTGGGAAGCCGCGCGACGTGCTCATCTGGAGGAGCTCATTCAGAATCTGCCAGATGGAATGGAGACAGTCATCGGGGAGCGCGGTGTGAAGCTGTCCGGTGGACAAAAGCAGCGCCTGGCTATCGCTCGCATGTTCCTCAAGAATCCGCCGATTCTGATTCTGGATGAAGCTACTTCCGCGCTGGACACAGAGACCGAAGCCGCGATTCAGCAATCCCTGGCTGATCTATCCGTAGGCAGAACCACACTCGTCATCGCTCACCGTTTGACGACGATCAAAAATGCCGACCGGATTATGGTCGTGAATGAAGAAGGAATCGCTGAACAAGGCAGACATGAAGAATTAGTCCATGCTGGTGGAATTTACAGCCGTCTGCATCAGGCGCAATATAACTTTTAA
- a CDS encoding CynX/NimT family MFS transporter produces the protein MDSKYDRWLLVLGIIFIAAALRAPFTSVGPLIQLIQDDLGLSNTLAGAITTLPLLAFAILSPFAPKLARRFGLANVLLVAMVMLAMGILIRSGSGAGLLFTGTAILGLSIAVCNVLLPGLIKGKFPHKIGLMTGIYTVSMNLCAAIASGISVPLATNAGFGWRGTLAIWFMIAALATVFWIPQMRKLNQGTGSKSAASSKNMWRSSLAWKVTIFMGLQSLLYYVFIAWFSVLLGERGMSSSNAGWFLSLMQLAQLPFTFFVPLWAGRMKNQRILVIITAVLYFIALGGIWQGSGALMAVWAICFGIAGGFAFGLAMMFFSLRTRSTQEAAELSGMAQSVGYVLAAMGPALFGWLHDVTNSWTVPLILLLGASVLLMVVGLGAGSDRYVGDRK, from the coding sequence ATGGATAGCAAATATGATCGCTGGCTGCTTGTGCTGGGAATTATTTTTATCGCTGCAGCGCTGCGGGCTCCATTTACTTCTGTGGGTCCATTAATACAATTGATTCAGGATGACCTCGGCTTATCCAATACTTTAGCGGGAGCTATTACTACTTTACCATTATTAGCTTTTGCCATCTTGTCCCCGTTTGCTCCAAAGCTGGCCCGCCGTTTTGGTTTGGCTAATGTGTTATTAGTTGCCATGGTCATGCTGGCTATGGGAATTCTAATTCGCTCGGGATCTGGAGCAGGTCTGTTGTTCACAGGTACTGCTATACTTGGATTATCTATTGCCGTGTGTAATGTCCTGCTTCCAGGTCTTATTAAGGGGAAGTTTCCTCACAAAATCGGGCTAATGACAGGTATCTACACGGTTTCTATGAATTTATGCGCAGCTATTGCCTCAGGAATTAGTGTACCGCTGGCAACGAATGCTGGATTCGGTTGGAGAGGGACCTTGGCCATCTGGTTTATGATCGCAGCTCTAGCAACAGTGTTCTGGATTCCGCAAATGCGTAAGCTTAATCAAGGAACCGGCTCTAAGAGTGCAGCCTCAAGCAAAAATATGTGGCGTTCATCTCTTGCTTGGAAAGTCACGATCTTTATGGGCTTACAGTCACTGCTTTATTACGTCTTTATTGCCTGGTTTTCGGTTCTCCTCGGTGAACGGGGAATGTCGTCGAGTAATGCGGGTTGGTTTCTCTCGCTCATGCAATTGGCACAGCTACCCTTTACTTTCTTCGTACCGCTGTGGGCAGGCCGGATGAAAAACCAACGTATTCTAGTTATAATCACTGCTGTTCTTTATTTCATCGCATTAGGTGGCATCTGGCAAGGCAGCGGCGCTTTAATGGCTGTATGGGCGATATGCTTTGGTATTGCCGGGGGATTTGCCTTCGGTCTTGCGATGATGTTCTTCAGTCTAAGAACAAGAAGCACGCAAGAAGCGGCGGAGCTGTCAGGAATGGCCCAATCTGTGGGTTATGTACTGGCAGCAATGGGACCGGCATTATTCGGCTGGCTGCATGATGTAACGAACAGCTGGACGGTGCCATTGATTTTACTGCTGGGTGCAAGTGTGCTGTTGATGGTTGTCGGACTTGGTGCTGGCAGTGATCGGTACGTTGGAGATAGAAAATAG
- a CDS encoding methyltransferase domain-containing protein — translation MNQQWNTQTYDTDMAFVSQFGESLIKLLRPQPGEQIIDWGCGTGDLAAAIAARGATVTGIDASAEMIQTARDKHPHLSFVLADGQTYVAEQPVDAVFSNAALHWLTDANGAAASIVASLRVGGRFVAEFGGLGNIASIVATLPQAFAAIGCSHKLHLPWYFPSIGEYATLLEKHGLTVDLALCFDRPTPLEGLEQGFQRWLNTFADGILSVLTPIERAEVLSSMEQKLKPTLYQDGRWVMDYRRIRVVAYKRS, via the coding sequence ATGAACCAGCAGTGGAATACCCAAACCTATGATACTGATATGGCCTTTGTGTCTCAGTTTGGAGAGTCTTTGATTAAGCTGCTTCGCCCACAGCCTGGCGAACAGATTATCGATTGGGGCTGTGGAACCGGAGATTTGGCGGCAGCCATTGCTGCTAGAGGCGCCACTGTGACAGGTATTGATGCCTCTGCCGAAATGATTCAGACAGCCCGTGACAAACATCCCCATCTAAGCTTTGTCTTAGCTGATGGGCAAACTTATGTCGCGGAACAGCCAGTCGATGCTGTGTTCAGCAACGCTGCCCTTCACTGGCTAACAGACGCAAACGGAGCGGCGGCGTCCATCGTTGCCAGCTTGCGGGTAGGCGGCCGTTTCGTGGCCGAGTTCGGTGGACTGGGCAATATTGCTTCCATCGTCGCTACACTTCCACAAGCTTTTGCAGCCATTGGCTGTAGTCATAAGCTGCATTTGCCCTGGTACTTCCCCAGCATTGGCGAGTACGCAACTCTACTAGAGAAGCACGGACTGACCGTGGACCTCGCTCTTTGTTTTGACCGGCCAACACCACTGGAAGGCTTGGAGCAAGGATTTCAGCGGTGGTTGAATACTTTTGCCGATGGAATCTTAAGTGTGCTCACACCCATTGAACGCGCAGAAGTTCTCTCTTCTATGGAACAGAAACTGAAACCCACGCTATATCAGGACGGCCGCTGGGTAATGGACTATCGTAGAATCCGGGTTGTTGCTTACAAACGAAGCTAA
- a CDS encoding PadR family transcriptional regulator yields MPESTERGALTEAVFYILLSLYTAMHGYAIMQNVKDLSNGRVDLGAGTLYGALNTLLEKGWIKAVEGEQGSRRKEYEITDLGKSVIQGEIIRLEELIANGKRIAGGESK; encoded by the coding sequence ATGCCTGAAAGCACAGAAAGAGGCGCATTAACTGAAGCTGTATTTTATATCTTATTGTCTCTATATACAGCAATGCACGGATACGCAATTATGCAGAATGTGAAGGACTTAAGTAACGGTCGGGTTGATCTGGGCGCGGGCACTTTATACGGAGCACTTAACACTTTACTGGAAAAAGGCTGGATAAAAGCAGTGGAAGGGGAGCAAGGTTCCCGTCGAAAAGAATACGAAATTACCGACTTAGGAAAGTCAGTGATTCAGGGAGAGATTATCCGTCTGGAAGAATTGATAGCGAATGGGAAGAGAATAGCTGGAGGTGAGTCCAAATGA
- a CDS encoding DUF2812 domain-containing protein, with translation MKHVVRKLIWDYEKEEKWLNEMSAKGMALSELSWCKYVFTETPNNEYTYRIELLDNMPDHPDSIKYLKFLEENGIDCVSTYMRWVYLRKKSGEGPFDIYTDLESRIKHYKRINRLWKSVMWLELILGLFNVMIGVINYSFSSQDLSIVNVIMGGMLILLGLVFLIIGAPIRKKIKKLQLENLIIE, from the coding sequence ATGAAACATGTGGTTCGCAAGCTGATTTGGGATTATGAGAAGGAAGAAAAGTGGCTTAATGAAATGTCTGCGAAGGGGATGGCTCTATCAGAATTATCTTGGTGCAAATATGTGTTTACAGAGACCCCCAATAATGAGTACACGTATAGAATTGAGCTTTTAGATAACATGCCTGATCATCCGGATAGCATCAAATATCTCAAGTTTTTAGAGGAAAACGGTATAGATTGTGTTAGTACTTACATGCGCTGGGTTTACCTTAGAAAGAAGTCGGGAGAAGGTCCGTTTGATATTTACACAGATCTGGAATCCAGAATAAAACACTATAAGCGAATCAACAGGTTATGGAAATCTGTAATGTGGCTAGAGTTGATTTTAGGTCTATTTAATGTGATGATTGGTGTAATAAATTATTCTTTTTCATCACAGGATCTCAGTATAGTAAACGTAATAATGGGCGGAATGTTGATTTTGTTAGGTCTTGTTTTTTTAATTATTGGTGCACCTATCCGTAAGAAAATTAAGAAGCTTCAGCTGGAAAATTTGATAATAGAATAG
- a CDS encoding PAS domain-containing hybrid sensor histidine kinase/response regulator translates to MSDFLFKQLYLRSSIGIAVVSPKDGTLLQSNPALCQMFGYAEEDLLNINYLDLVYPEDKTNNDHSVILNDLLAEPGTALEKERRFLRKDGEIIWVAQHIFLIYQENSSEPYVLISELTDITDRKLAEQKIQEDEHLYNLITQNTPDMISFGDPDGTLHYVSPSVELLLGYSAQEMIGTKRPEYYHVDDALEMIEQGKLYSDTDVFTRRARHKDGHYLWIESSSQVVRDEQGNIKQILTIGRDITQRKKYEDMLAKAQHLAKMGSWEWDMTKSRLTVSREMRNIFGFLEDESNHSYFDYRRVFACIDPDDFIRLEQLVHQSMENGTNGEATVRIHSADGELKFLDVHWEVITDEEGRLLQISGIAQDVTERQRMEEQLRESEQNYRLISENSMDFISRNAADGSFTYLYASPICQTMFGYAPEEMCGTRGIDYIHPEDRIKLTSYLSNCMEGKKLEPVILRFFCKDGTFIWTETTLRYIYSETCGNQELVCVTRDIGERTRHFEEIQKLSNEYALILNSVSEGIFGMNLEGNTMFINPAAITMLGFDPTEWGNSKFHAIHQTWLDNESFTGIQKTLLPSRSSNLTIEDREGVFWRQDGSSFLVRYRMTPLFDGDERIGAVVVFRDITEEKEIVRAKESAEEADRAKSEFLAIMSHELRTPMNGIIGMADLLSGTELDEEQSYYTQIINKSGEALLHILNEVLDFSKIEAGMMTLELQMVDLHEVIQNVCELFYPKVKEKGLLLTSELSPELPAVIMTDGARLRQILVNLVGNAVKFTETGEISISVMLEASEASGNLIVKFIVKDTGLGIPVSSQGLLFQSFSQLHPSINRKYGGTGLGLAISKKLAELLGGSIGVNSCEDEGSEFYFTVEVSLPKEEWDQKVTVNASTDVVRNDKSAVKELTTGEYGPMSILIAEDHPVNQQLMQAYLKKRGYVPDIALNGEEAVRAVLSNHYDLVFMDIQMPIMDGIEATGIIREKLGLTPIIIAATAFARDEDKMMCLSAGMQDFISKPISIKELDRVLREWSAQIRLGEHH, encoded by the coding sequence GTGTCTGATTTTCTTTTTAAGCAGCTATACTTACGGTCTTCTATCGGGATTGCGGTAGTCTCTCCGAAGGATGGGACGTTATTACAATCGAATCCTGCGCTATGCCAAATGTTTGGTTATGCAGAAGAAGATCTTTTGAATATAAATTATCTGGATCTTGTGTATCCGGAAGATAAAACTAATAACGATCATTCCGTTATCCTGAACGATCTGCTAGCTGAGCCTGGGACTGCATTGGAGAAAGAACGGCGGTTTTTGCGTAAGGATGGCGAAATCATCTGGGTAGCCCAACATATATTTTTAATCTATCAGGAGAATTCCAGTGAACCCTATGTCCTGATTTCTGAGTTAACGGATATCACTGACCGAAAACTTGCTGAACAGAAGATTCAGGAAGATGAGCATTTATATAATTTGATCACGCAAAATACACCGGATATGATTTCTTTTGGCGATCCTGACGGAACACTGCACTACGTATCTCCCTCAGTGGAGCTGCTGTTAGGTTATTCTGCACAAGAAATGATAGGTACCAAAAGACCCGAGTATTATCACGTAGATGATGCTCTTGAGATGATTGAACAAGGCAAGCTATATTCGGATACGGACGTATTTACTCGTAGAGCCCGTCATAAAGATGGACATTATTTGTGGATCGAGAGTTCTTCCCAAGTGGTACGTGATGAGCAGGGGAACATTAAACAGATATTAACCATTGGTCGCGATATTACTCAGCGCAAGAAATACGAGGATATGCTGGCTAAAGCTCAACACCTTGCGAAGATGGGATCCTGGGAATGGGATATGACAAAATCACGGCTGACGGTTTCCAGAGAGATGCGTAATATTTTTGGCTTTTTGGAAGATGAGAGCAATCATTCTTATTTTGATTACAGACGTGTTTTTGCTTGCATTGATCCTGACGATTTCATCAGACTTGAACAGTTAGTACATCAATCCATGGAGAATGGGACTAATGGCGAAGCAACGGTCCGTATTCATAGTGCGGATGGAGAGCTGAAGTTTCTGGATGTGCACTGGGAAGTGATTACAGATGAAGAAGGAAGACTGCTGCAGATCAGCGGGATAGCCCAGGATGTGACCGAACGTCAACGAATGGAAGAACAACTGCGGGAAAGTGAGCAGAACTATCGTCTGATCTCAGAAAATTCTATGGACTTCATTTCACGTAATGCAGCGGACGGGAGCTTTACCTATCTGTATGCCTCACCCATCTGCCAGACTATGTTTGGCTATGCACCAGAAGAAATGTGCGGAACTAGAGGGATTGATTACATACATCCGGAGGACAGAATCAAATTAACTTCATATCTCAGCAATTGTATGGAAGGGAAGAAGCTTGAGCCTGTTATTCTCCGGTTTTTTTGCAAAGACGGAACCTTTATTTGGACAGAAACGACTCTGCGGTATATTTACTCTGAGACCTGCGGGAATCAGGAGCTTGTCTGTGTAACTCGCGACATTGGGGAACGTACGCGTCATTTTGAAGAAATACAGAAATTAAGTAACGAGTATGCGCTGATCTTGAATTCGGTCTCTGAAGGCATATTTGGGATGAACCTTGAAGGCAACACGATGTTCATTAATCCAGCAGCCATTACTATGTTGGGATTCGATCCTACTGAGTGGGGAAACAGCAAATTTCATGCGATTCACCAAACCTGGCTGGATAACGAGTCTTTTACAGGAATTCAGAAGACGCTGCTTCCTTCACGCTCCAGTAATCTCACTATTGAAGATAGGGAGGGTGTGTTTTGGAGGCAGGATGGTTCAAGCTTTTTAGTCAGATATCGAATGACCCCACTGTTTGATGGTGATGAACGGATTGGGGCGGTTGTCGTCTTTCGAGATATTACGGAGGAGAAGGAGATTGTGCGGGCGAAGGAGTCTGCCGAGGAAGCGGACCGGGCAAAATCGGAGTTTCTAGCGATCATGAGCCATGAGCTGCGCACGCCTATGAACGGCATTATTGGGATGGCTGATCTTTTATCTGGGACGGAGCTGGATGAAGAGCAAAGCTACTACACACAGATCATTAACAAAAGCGGTGAGGCATTGCTTCATATTCTGAATGAAGTGCTGGATTTCAGCAAAATTGAAGCAGGCATGATGACGCTTGAACTACAAATGGTGGATTTGCATGAAGTGATACAGAACGTTTGTGAACTGTTTTATCCGAAGGTTAAGGAGAAAGGGCTTTTACTTACTAGCGAGCTATCTCCTGAGCTTCCAGCCGTCATCATGACTGATGGGGCGAGATTGCGTCAAATTCTCGTAAATCTGGTTGGGAACGCAGTGAAATTTACGGAGACAGGTGAAATCAGTATCTCTGTTATGTTAGAAGCTTCAGAGGCATCCGGAAATCTTATCGTGAAATTTATCGTAAAAGATACAGGATTGGGGATTCCAGTTTCCAGCCAAGGTTTATTATTTCAATCCTTCTCGCAATTGCATCCGTCGATCAATCGTAAATATGGTGGAACTGGGCTTGGACTTGCCATAAGTAAAAAGCTGGCCGAGCTTCTTGGCGGATCTATCGGTGTCAATAGCTGTGAGGATGAAGGCTCGGAGTTTTATTTTACAGTGGAGGTCTCTCTACCCAAAGAGGAATGGGATCAGAAAGTGACCGTTAACGCCTCAACAGATGTGGTCAGAAATGATAAATCTGCTGTTAAAGAGTTAACTACTGGTGAGTATGGACCGATGTCCATTCTTATTGCTGAAGATCATCCTGTGAATCAGCAGCTTATGCAGGCTTATCTGAAAAAGAGGGGATATGTTCCTGACATCGCTTTAAATGGTGAGGAAGCGGTTCGGGCTGTGCTTTCCAATCATTATGATCTGGTATTTATGGATATTCAGATGCCTATTATGGATGGAATTGAAGCAACGGGAATCATACGTGAGAAGCTTGGGCTGACTCCAATTATCATTGCGGCTACAGCTTTTGCAAGAGATGAAGATAAGATGATGTGTCTTAGTGCTGGAATGCAGGATTTCATTTCTAAACCCATCTCGATTAAAGAGCTCGACCGGGTATTAAGAGAATGGTCTGCCCAAATTCGTTTAGGTGAGCATCATTGA
- a CDS encoding NusG domain II-containing protein, producing MINILILIVIITYIICHERTLTLLTMKRGDILIIVIALLAAGLIYGMKWWDSSNEQYQQGDLKAIITVDGKEYKTVSLTKEEQIIDIQTKFGHNTLKVFDYGIQMTYSDAPLRIALEMGFISRPKQQIICIPARIMVEVFNPNKSENDEDELDAII from the coding sequence ATGATTAATATATTGATATTAATCGTAATCATTACGTATATTATTTGTCATGAAAGGACTCTTACCTTGTTAACAATGAAGCGCGGGGATATTTTAATTATTGTGATAGCCTTGTTAGCTGCGGGCTTGATTTATGGCATGAAGTGGTGGGACAGCAGCAATGAGCAGTATCAGCAAGGGGATTTGAAAGCTATAATTACGGTGGACGGTAAAGAGTACAAAACCGTTTCTTTGACTAAAGAAGAACAAATTATAGATATTCAAACGAAATTCGGCCACAATACGCTAAAGGTGTTTGATTATGGAATCCAAATGACCTATTCTGATGCTCCCCTAAGAATTGCTTTGGAAATGGGGTTCATCTCAAGACCCAAACAGCAAATTATTTGTATTCCAGCCCGTATTATGGTAGAAGTATTTAATCCTAATAAGTCTGAGAATGATGAGGATGAGCTAGATGCGATTATTTAG